Within Kiritimatiellia bacterium, the genomic segment ATCACACCGGACATCAGGTTCATCCGGTACCCGACGTCGCCGACCGGCAGCAGGCAGAAGAGCCGGCCCAGCAGCAGGTACAGCGGGCAGCCGGGGCTGTGCACGATGCCCAGCAGCCGCGCCCCCGCCGTGAGCTCGGCGCTGTCCAGGCCGTACAGCGTCGGCGCCATGGTCCGCAGGTAGACCGCGAGCGGGAGGAGGAAGGCGAGCGCCGTCAGGCCGTGTTCCGGTTTCGCGCGGGGGGGGCTGGTGTCCGGCCGTTGCATGCGTGCCTTTCGCCGCCGGGCGCGCGGCGCTTCATTTCACGTGAAGCCGGTAGAAGCGCGACGGGCAATTCTCCGGCAACTCGTCCTCGAGCACATTTTCCTCCCCGGGCTCTATCTGGTACGTTTGCAGCACCTGCCACGTCTCATCCATCAGGCTCGTCTTGTACTGCAGCTCCACGGTCATGGTGTTCGTCGCGACGACGTGGAAGGACACCTGGCTGGTCCCGCTGACCGCGGGATCGGCCAGGAACGGGTACAGGTTCTCGTCCGCGCTCGCGACGGTCAGCCACGAGAACGGCCGGTACTTCACGCCCACGAGCAGGGAGGTCAGCGCCATGTTCGCCAGGCAGAACAGGCCCAGGATCGCCGCCAGCTTGCCGATGCTTCGCATGGTTCACCTCTCGTTGGGTTCCAACCGCATGGATGGATTTCTACCCCTCCAGTCGCGGGCGGCGGGCACTTCGTGCGGTTTTTTTACAGGGCCGCGCGGACGGCGGCGATGGCGGCGGGCGGGTCGGTGTAGAGGAGGGACCGGAGGCCGCAGGCCTCGGCGCCGGCGACGTTCTCGGGGCGGTCATCGAGGAACAAACAGTCCTCCGCCCGCAACCCGAGACGTTTCAGCGCGCGCTCGTAGAAAAATCGCTCCGGCTTGACCGCCCCGATCTCGCAGGAGATCACCGCGCCGCGGCGGAAAGCCAGCGAGGGGAAATCCGCGAACATCCGCGGGAAGTGCAGCACTCCCGCGTTGGAGGCCAGGTAGACGGGCCGGCGCGCGGACAGCTCGCGGGCGAATTCGATCATCGGCGGGTTCTCGGAGAGGACGTGGTACCAGGCGTCCACGAAGGCCGGGTAGTCGCCGCGAAACCCCGTGACCCGGACGAAGTGACGGTAGAACTCCTCCGGCGACACGCGGCCCCGCTCGTATTCCGCGAGCATCGGGTCGCGCTCGACCAGGCCGAAGAAGGACCGGTTGTTCAGGCCGAGCGCGGGATCGCACAAGGGCAGGATGCGCTCGATCGCGGGCCCGTAGTCCAGGTTCAGCAGCACGCCGCCGATGTCGAAAAGCAGGGATCGAGTCATGATCCTATCCTACCGGCAAACGCGGCGCCGTCAAACCGGGGCCGTGCGTTGACACCGGGCTGGAGGCGGGGGTAGTCTGGCCGCGATCCGAAGGAATCCATGACGCCTTGCCGATGCATCGGCCGTATCCTCCCGCCGGCGGCGGTCCTGCTGGCGCTGGCGGTGTGCTCCGCGGCCGCGGCGGAGACCCTGCGCATCCTGCGGGTGCAGCACCAGGCCCTGAACTCCCGCCGCGAGTCCCCCGCGCTGATGCCGGACCGGCTGGGCCCGGCCGACCCGGCTCCGGCCGCCGGCGCGGAGCGGTTCCGGGTCTACTGGCACGCCGGCGAGGACGGCAGCCCGCCGGGCACGGTCGTGACGTTCGAATTCCGGCAGGCCTACCGACCGCTCATCCAAACGCTTTTCATCCAGTACCCTTTTAAGGTAAAAGGAGAACGGTGCGCGACGTTCGAGGTCGCGGAGCCGACGGTCCGGCGGGGCGGGCGCGTGGTGGCGTGGCGCGTCCGGATCCTGCGGGGCGGGCGCCGGCTCGCGGAGCGGACGTCGGACACGTGGGAACCCTGACGAGGAACAGCGCATGCCGGGCAGCGATGGAATACAGGTGGCGATCCGGGCCCCGTTGGCCTTCATCCGCGTCGTCGGCCGCGGCTCGTTCAAGATCAGCGCCTCGTTCAAGGAGTTCGCGATCCATGCCCTGGACTCCGGGTGCCGGCGGCTCGTGCTGGACATGATCGAGTGCGTCGGGATGGACAGCACGTTCATGGGGGTCCTCGCCGGGCTGGCCTTCCGCCTGCGCGGGGTGCCGGAGGGGCGCATCGTGATGGTCAACCTGAACCCGCGCACGCGCGGCCTGCTCTCGACGCTCGGGTTGGACGAGGCGGTCGAGGC encodes:
- a CDS encoding HAD family phosphatase, translated to MTRSLLFDIGGVLLNLDYGPAIERILPLCDPALGLNNRSFFGLVERDPMLAEYERGRVSPEEFYRHFVRVTGFRGDYPAFVDAWYHVLSENPPMIEFARELSARRPVYLASNAGVLHFPRMFADFPSLAFRRGAVISCEIGAVKPERFFYERALKRLGLRAEDCLFLDDRPENVAGAEACGLRSLLYTDPPAAIAAVRAAL